In the genome of Hippoglossus hippoglossus isolate fHipHip1 chromosome 4, fHipHip1.pri, whole genome shotgun sequence, one region contains:
- the pdzk1ip1 gene encoding PDZK1-interacting protein 1 isoform X3, with the protein MDKVSQMISCLLLIVGAVTAETDQNLSAERLLPQWLVGIIAVAVFLFLSFVALLVKKAWCEESNRTKSERESDLVLTNRNTYDTSLDTVRSKDVNVYDNLEIDSSDDKVTPM; encoded by the exons ATGGACAAAGTGTCGCAGATGATTTCCTGCTTGTTGCTGATTGTCGGAGCCGTGACGGCAGAGACCG ATCAGAATCTGTCCGCCGAGCGTCTCCTGCCTCAGTGGCTCGTCGGCATCATCGCGGTCgctgtcttcctcttcctgtcgtTCGTGGCGCTGCTGGTGAAGAAGGCCTGGTGTGAAGAGTCCAACAG GACGAAGTCTGAGAGAGAATCTGACCTCGTCCTGACCAACAGGAACACGTACGACACGAGCCTGGACACGGTCAG GAGCAAAGACGTCAACGTGTACGACAACCTGGAGATCGACAGCTCTGATGACAAAGTTACTCCCATGTGA
- the pdzk1ip1 gene encoding PDZK1-interacting protein 1 isoform X2: MDKVSQMISCLLLIVGAVTAETDQNLSAERLLPQWLVGIIAVAVFLFLSFVALLVKKAWCEESNRRTKSERESDLVLTNRNTYDTSLDTVRSKDVNVYDNLEIDSSDDKVTPM; encoded by the exons ATGGACAAAGTGTCGCAGATGATTTCCTGCTTGTTGCTGATTGTCGGAGCCGTGACGGCAGAGACCG ATCAGAATCTGTCCGCCGAGCGTCTCCTGCCTCAGTGGCTCGTCGGCATCATCGCGGTCgctgtcttcctcttcctgtcgtTCGTGGCGCTGCTGGTGAAGAAGGCCTGGTGTGAAGAGTCCAACAG GAGGACGAAGTCTGAGAGAGAATCTGACCTCGTCCTGACCAACAGGAACACGTACGACACGAGCCTGGACACGGTCAG GAGCAAAGACGTCAACGTGTACGACAACCTGGAGATCGACAGCTCTGATGACAAAGTTACTCCCATGTGA
- the pdzk1ip1 gene encoding PDZK1-interacting protein 1 isoform X1 — MDKVSQMISCLLLIVGAVTAETVPDQNLSAERLLPQWLVGIIAVAVFLFLSFVALLVKKAWCEESNRRTKSERESDLVLTNRNTYDTSLDTVRSKDVNVYDNLEIDSSDDKVTPM, encoded by the exons ATGGACAAAGTGTCGCAGATGATTTCCTGCTTGTTGCTGATTGTCGGAGCCGTGACGGCAGAGACCG tTCCAGATCAGAATCTGTCCGCCGAGCGTCTCCTGCCTCAGTGGCTCGTCGGCATCATCGCGGTCgctgtcttcctcttcctgtcgtTCGTGGCGCTGCTGGTGAAGAAGGCCTGGTGTGAAGAGTCCAACAG GAGGACGAAGTCTGAGAGAGAATCTGACCTCGTCCTGACCAACAGGAACACGTACGACACGAGCCTGGACACGGTCAG GAGCAAAGACGTCAACGTGTACGACAACCTGGAGATCGACAGCTCTGATGACAAAGTTACTCCCATGTGA
- the nwd1 gene encoding LOW QUALITY PROTEIN: NACHT domain- and WD repeat-containing protein 1 (The sequence of the model RefSeq protein was modified relative to this genomic sequence to represent the inferred CDS: inserted 1 base in 1 codon), with product MKTMAEHPDVNPQDVLRGQTDRGQRMENRSNMIRVFVSSTVTDMSSERKALLERAYPEVLAFCRSLGLVLEVVDLRWGIRNVSSGDHDSCEIFLQEIQSCQRISAGPDFIALLGSRYGHRALPRLVPEKHFEVLLSKLSKNPVGVKQLSQWFLKDSNAVPPAYVLRPIAAHFPHYSDLRPESRPQHDNSVLSWRFTENQLLQLLRSAATAAEAAGDITAEQKQQFFTSGQXTCPSERPRCLSSGLSVFSFCSTVTEREFQQGLWNDNRKPSALLFVREVPRQRVRDGPKRLAKYMDLTADGLLDAEAQGLLTDLKSRLYISSKKILNLHCVELSKGSVDPKRKEHAQYLDSVCEQFVSQMKSRITAAVDSPAEGRRRKMWGSIEEEEETSDWMVEEVGQHVARSEELCRGLIGREGLLGKLSVAMWESTNVRHGPLVVHGAAGMGKTALLCKLAQEMQRVLKAGSVMVIRLLSARHPQRPDIDHVLCSVCLQVCLACGLSPPSPLIAGTHLELLRFFRNILAQVSQQGNTLFLVLDAVDQLSDQHQAHRLCWLPIHLPPNIHLVVSMDTSSEAFANMRLKVESLGSFFEVERLSRNEGKQMVESNLRAHQRTLTPEQSDAVLQSFESTGCPLHLRLILSAAKRWSSFTPLTEMHLSASTQEMMSQLFLMLEETHGKELVGGALGYLALAREGLLEAELRDVLSLDDDVIGEVHRYSLPPTPSLIRLPPLLWARLRRDLEDQLEERWTGGVATLTFNNRRLSEAISSRYLMSERRGRSHRILAEYFQGRWSGKLKLATLPGLSLLLSDRKVPPQPLWFAPGLANVRKLQELPYHLLHAGLWEELQQEVIGNAEWLYCKSRVCGVPSVIHDLDQSSQHIDCTETRLIRDALVLIKPTMDFLDSHMDMSLFFTELLARLCSLAPSFPSVIGRLCSQCEEWLLTCPEPTLIPKCSFLQQPGGALQHTLSGLQGGVLCLDVSVEAELLVLGLDDGVVMVWRLSDQQLLHTLLGHSGAVLSVKVIDSSSCCLSLAADGSLSRWSLMKGQQLLCIQEAVPVDSSPSSVHLHLSEQSQLIYVYSCTQVKVWTQEGAELFSSSGEDGSVVLGVLEESVFSLTDSGLVRIFHPLHDAVETQLENSLTRLSLVKTVVSPKRGKVFVATREGVLHQISRTGKHSAVEFPLVPSLLCVTEDEKLLIAAAERTLSLFNIDRDSVDKVLELQHDDEVLSACVSSDGRLLASGAADQLIRIWSVTTGALLDSLCGSDAPVTSVVFCKGSVVSASAAAASVHLWNLKYDTRHKPAAHIPSGSAHVAITRDADRVFFVRQSSQREVMSWNNSTGSLSERLSVSAQVCCLELAQQKRLLLCGLTSGTVLIYPLALPQETLCIPPPESLCRVLCVAVSAHEKHVAVAYEDSVCLFEISARDSVPTVEGPLHRFPLSLLHGPLSSMALLSDRRLLYGTSCGEVRLHDLSSGAGSALEPHRSRVTCVMGSNWGTHALVGSEDAVQRLWALTPLTLDHTMEYKGFLFEGVLSAAFSESDHFVFTGSQDRTVKVWDVQTGNLLYVQYVYSPVVRMVTFRNGFVALSQQGAVIREVFHCPDDIGLDYNPLRNVKAQYRVTSREKNRDVQQNSVSDPQDFNPAQFNLNFMSMLRAKPSSTCVIL from the exons ATGAAGACGATGGCCGAGCATCCAGACGTCAACCCGCAGGACGTCCTGAgaggacagacggacagaggacagaggatggAGAACAGATCCAACATGATCCGAGTGTTCGTCAGCTCCACGGTCACAG aTATGAGCAGTGAGAGGAAGGCGCTGCTGGAGAGAGCTTACCCAGAGGTCCTGGCGTTCTGTCGCAGTCTGGGCCTGGTGCTGGAG GTGGTGGATCTGCGTTGGGGGATTCGTAACGTTTCCTCTGGAGACCACGACTCCTGTGAGATCTTCCTGCAGGAGATCCAGAGCTGCCAGAGGATCTCAGCTGGTCCAGATTTCATC GCCCTGCTGGGGAGCCGGTACGGCCACCGAGCTCTTCCTCGCCTCGTCCCAGAGAAACACTTCGAGGTTCTTTTGTCCAAACTTTCCAAAAACCCTGTAGGCGTCAAACAGCTGAGTCAGTGGTTCCTAAAAGACAGCAATGCTGTCCCGCCCGCCTACGTCCTCCGGCCAATCGCGGCGCACTTCCCACACTACAGCGACCTTCGACCTGAGAGTAGGCCTCAGCACGACAACAGCGTCCTTTCCTGGCGTTTCACAGAGAATCAACTGTTGCAGCTCCTACGATCTGCCGCCACCGCCGCTGAGGCTGCCGGTGACATCACAGCTGAGCAGAAACAACAGTTCTTCACATCAGGTC AGACGTGTCCGTCAGAGCGTCCACGTTGTCTTAGCTCAGGTCTGAGTGTCTTCTCCTTCTGCTCCACAGTCACAGAGCGAGAGTTCCAGCAGGGTCTGTGGAACGACAACAGGAAACCGTCAGCCCTGCTCTTTGTCCGAGAGGTACCCCGGCAGCGGGTGAGGGACGGCCCCAAACGTCTCGCCAAGTACATGGACTTGACCGCCGACGGGCTGCTAGACGCAGAAGCTCAGGGACTACTCACCGACCTCAAGTCTCGCCTCTACATCTCGTCTAAGAAGATCCTCAACCTGCACTGTGTGGAGCTGAGCAAGGGCAGTGTCGACCCCAAACGCAAAGAGCACGCTCAGTACCTGGACAGCGTGTGCGAGCAGTTTGTGTCACAGATGAAGTCTCGCATCACAGCGGCAGTCGACTCTCCAGCCGAGGGGAGACGTAGGAAGATGTGGGGAAGcatcgaggaggaggaggaaacgtcAGACTGGATGGTTGAAGAGGTTGGACAACATGTTGCCAGGAGTGAGGAGCTGTGCAGGGGTCTCATTGGTAGAGAGGGACTTCTGGGTAAGCTTTCCGTTGCCATGTGGGAGTCCACCAATGTCCGCCACGGCCCTCTGGTCGTCCACGGGGCTGCTGGGATGGGGAAGACGGCTCTGCTCTGCAAACTGGCGCAGGAGATGCAGAGAGTCCTGAAGGCCGGATCAGTGATGGTGATCAGGCTGCTGTCAGCTCGCCATCCTCAGAGACCAGACATCGACCATGTCCTCTGCAGCGTCTGCCTCCAGGTGTGTCTGGCGTGTGGCCTGTCTCCGCCCTCGCCGCTGATTGCCGGCACTCACCTGGAGCTGCTCAGGTTCTTCAGGAACATCCTCGCTCAGGTCTCCCAGCAGGGGAACACTTTGTTCCTCGTCCTGGATGCCGTGGATCAGCTGTCAGACCAGCATCAGGCTCACAGACTCTGCTGGCTGCCCATCCACCTCCCGCCCAACATCCACCTGGTGGTTTCCATGGATACCAGCAGCGAGGCGTTTGCTAACATGCGGCTGAAGGTGGAGTCTTTGGGGAGCTTCTTTGAGGTGGAGCGTTTGTCTCGTAACGAAGGGAAACAGATGGTGGAGTCGAACCTGCGAGCGCACCAGCGAACTTTGACCCCGGAGCAGAGCGACGCTGTGCTGCAGAGCTTCGAGTCCACCGGCTGTCCGCTCCACCTCAGACTGATCCTGTCTGCCGCCAAACGCTGGTCTTCCTTCACGCCGCTCACAGAGATGCACCTGAGCGCCAGcacacaggaaatgatgtcACAGCTCTTCCTGATGCTGGAGGAGACACATGGGAAGGAGCTGGTGGGTGGAGCCTTAGGATACCTCGCTCTGGCCAG GGAGGGGCTACTGGAGGCTGAGCTGCGCGACGTCCTGTCCCtggatgatgatgtcatcggTGAGGTGCACAGATACTCACTCCCTCCGACCCCCTCGTTGATCCGGTTGCCCCCCCTCCTGTGGGCCCGACTCAGACGGGACCTCGAGGACCAGCTGGAGGAGCGGTGGACGGGCGGAGTTGCCACTCTTACTTTCAACAACAG GCGCCTGTCGGAGGCGATTTCATCTCGCTATCTGATGTCAGAGCGTCGGGGGCGGAGCCACAGGATCCTGGCAGAGTACTTTCAGGGTCGGTGGTCAGGGAAACTGAAGCTGGCGACGTTGCCGGGTCTGTCGCTGCTGCTCTCCGACAGAAAG gTCCCTCCCCAGCCGCTGTGGTTCGCTCCAGGATTGGCTAACGTCAGGAAGCTCCAGGAGCTGCCCTATCACCTGCTGCACGCTGGCCTGTGGGAGGAGCTACAACAGGAAGTCATCG GCAACGCTGAGTGGCTGTACTGTAAGAGCAGAGTGTGTGGGGTCCCCAGCGTCATCCACGACCTGGACCAGAGCTCCCAGCACATAGACTGCACCGAGACCAGACTGATCCGAGACGCTCTGGTCCTCATCAAACCCACCATGGACTTCCTGGACAGTCACATGG ACATGTCTCTGTTCTTCACCGAGCTGTTGGCCAGACTCTGCTCCTTGGCCCCGAGCTTCCCCTCTGTGATTGGCCGGCTGTGCAGTCAGTGCGAGGAGTGGTTACTGACGTGTCCCGAGCCCACCCTCATCCCGAAGTGCagtttcctgcagcagccaggGGGGGCGCTGCAGCACACACTGAGCGGGCTGCAGGGAG GTGTCCTCTGTCTGGACGTCAGTGTGGAGGCGGAGCTTCTGGTGTTGGGTCTGGATGATGGCGTGGTGATGGTGTGGCGCCTCAGTGaccagcagctgcttcacactCTGCTGGGACACAGCG GCGCTGTCTTGTCCGTTaaggtgattgacagctcatcTTGCTGCCTGTCATTGGCCGCTGACGGCTCTCTGAGTAGGTGGAGCCTGATGAAAGGCCAGCAGCTGCTCTGCATCCAGGAGGCGGTGCCTGTTGACTCCTCCCCTTCGTCGGTACACCTCCACCTGTCCGAACAGAGCCAGCTGATCTATGTTTACAGCTGCACACAG GTGAAGGTGTGGACGCAGGAAGGGGCGGAGCTCTTCAGCAGCAGCGGGGAGGACGGCTCGGTGGTTCTGGGAGTTCTGGAGgaatctgtattttctctgacGGACTCGGGTCTGGTCAGAATATTTCATCCTCTGCACGACGCTGTGGAGACGCAGCTGGAAAACTCTCTGACACGTTTGAGTCTGGTGAAAACTGTTGTTTCACCAAAACGTGGGAAAGTGTTTGTGGCCACGAGAGAAGGCGTCCTGCACCAG ATTTCCAGGACTGGAAAACACTCGGCTGTCGAGTTCCCTCTGGTTCCTTCTTTACTTTGTGTTACTGAAGATGAGAAACTTCTGATCGCAG ccgCTGAACGAACTCTGAGCCTCTTTAACATCGACAGAGACTCTGTGGACAAAGTCCTCGAGCTCCAACACGATGACGAGGTTCTGTCCGCCTGCGTCTCCTCAGACGGTCGCCTGCTCGCCTCAGGAGCTGCTGACCAGCTCATacgg ATCTGGTCGGTGACCACCGGTGCGTTGCTGGACTCTCTGTGTGGATCTGATGCTCCCGTAACTTCTGTGGTGTTCTGCAAAGGTTCTGTGGTTTCAGCCTCGGCCGCCGCTGCCTCCGTTCACCTGTGGAACCTGAAATACGACACCCGGCACAAACCTGCCGCCCACATCCCGTCAGGCTCCGCCCACGTCGCCATCACCAGAGATGCTGATCGAGTTTTCTTCGTCCGACAGTCGAGTCAGAGAGAAGTGATGAGCTGGAACAACAGCACAG GTTCTCTGTCCGAGcgtctgtccgtctctgctcAGGTTTGCTGTCTGGAGTTGGCTCAGCAGAAGCGTCTGCTCCTGTGCGGTCTGACCTCCGGCACCGTCCTCATCTACCCGCTGGCTCTGCCCCAGGAGACCCTGTGCATCCCTCCTCCAGAGAGCCTCTGCAGGGTGCTGTGCGTGGCCGTCAGCGCCCACGAGAAGCACGTGGCGGTGGCCTACGAGGACTCGGTTTGTCTGTTCGAGATCTCTGCCAGAGACAGCGTCCCCACGGTGGAGGGTCCCCTGCACAGGTTCCCCCTGTCCCTCCTCCACGGCCCGCTGTCCTCCATGGCGCTGCTGTCCGACCGCAGGCTGCTGTACGGGACGAGCTGCGGGGAGGTGAGGCTCCACGACCTCAGCAGCGGCGCCGGCTCCGCTCTGGAGCCTCACCGCAGCAGAGTGACCTGCGTGATGGGCAGTAACTGGGGGACTCACGCCCTGGTGGGCTCCGAGGACGCCGTGCAGAGGCTGTGGGCCCTGACCCCGCTGACCCTGGACCACACCATGGAGTACAAG GGTTTTCTCTTCGAGGGCGTCCTCTCTGCTGCGTTCTCCGAGAGCGACCACTTCGTCTTCACCGGTTCTCAGGACAGAACCGTCAAAGTGTGGGACGTTCAAACAG gaaACCTGCTGTACGTCCAGTACGTCTACTCCCCGGTGGTCAGGATGGTGACCTTCAGGAACGGCTTCGTGGCGTTGTCTCAGCAGGGCGCCGTCATCAGAGAAGTGTTTCACTGCCCAGACGACATCGGTCTGGACTACAACCCTCTGAGGAACGTCAAGGCTCAGTACCGCGTCACCTCCAGGGAGAAGAACCGGGACGTCCAGCAGAACTCTGTGTCCGACCCCCAGGACTTTAACCCCGCCCAGTTCAACCTGAACTTCATGAGCATGCTCCGAGCCAAACCCTCGTCCACCTGTGTCATACTGTAG